ATTCTGAAAGACAAAAattaacactttttattttttttattaacttgGTTTGTTTGCATGGtcatgtgttttatatgtttacGTGTATGTTATATGTTGTTCTTTTTCATCTGCAGATCCATGTAACTTTTCCTTAAACTTGAATGTATGAAGGGAAAGTTGCCACTGCATTGAAATATGGGAACATTTGGTTCATAATTCTCAGCCCCTGCAATTTAACCATTCAAATGTTCTACATACAAATCCTCAGTATCTTCAACGGACATGCTGAGTCAAAACAATGCTGCtaaaaacaaaatacacacaaatgtgACCAGCAACACTCTAAATATTCtgctgaaatgttttctcaagtTTCTGTAAACACATGCCAATGTCATACATACAatatatcaatatatatatatatatatatatatacaaaataggactggtggcgcagtggtctgtgcgtttgatcatcagatcaagggggtgttgcggaactccagttcgaaacctgctcccgccccactgcgtcaggccattgtgtccttgggcaagacacttcacccgaatttactcctgtgggtattgtccacagtagatgaccattacatatctgtatttgtaaagcgctttgagagtaattgataaagcgctataataaatataaggattattctTATTAATTATATCGCTGCAACACTAGTGGTGCAACATTAATTCATGtatagcaggggtgcccaaccttttttgaaccgagagctacttttaaagttgccagtctgccaatatctaccagtccaaatagagaggcgtagccatcactgacagcctactaccaggtaataaatacacacttctacttgtataaaactgacctttgtacgattaatacttcataaaatactgcagatcctttatcttacctctttctaatctacacacatacaagtatttaactgaaattacacaacagtgttgttgatacagagttggagtttattcacacttcacatactacagtgggtaatgttttcaagaaacattgaacagtgctgccacatatgacacaggaaaaaaagaaaagactcaaaccctttctttgccattatataaaaatagtgttgctacaaaagtataaattaggcttactaataagacaactcagatctgaagctactcaggaatctgctgccaaagtgcaataaaaaagaccaaattaatagaatcaaaattttgcattttagtagagtataaaaataaatgccttttaaaataggatgcaagcaacactagtttcttaacctgtaTTGATAATAGAcaataatcaatttaaacagaacagatcttaatgtttgcattcttataccattttgtacaataattataatgaataagttctaACAAACTAacacttacagctgattaataacggtatctaacttgagtttttattatatcaaaaacctgttgaaatgctactgttatttttactgtctccCAAAAGCGCGCCGGCAGCCTCcatgaatgcttctttcacaacttcgccatcTTTGAATATAATAGATAATAAATAGAATAAACCATCAGTCAATCATTTACGAGGGCCTATCAATGATAAACTGATGGTGTTCCACTTTTGTCAGGTAGATTGGAGATGGGAGGACTGTAATTATGAATCAGGAGTGCAGCAGTTAAACACAAATACGGACAACAGAGGAGTTCCCTTTACCATCAGATAGCAGATCCAACCTGTAGTCTGATTGGATTGTGCCCGagcctaaaggccctgacacaccaagcagtcaccagaggactagccgacgctgaagtcggctgttgcctggccgtgttctcctgcgttttggccatgtgtcgcacgggaacacaccgcaccgacttcagtgcatgagtggcaataactctccttaccagcaggcggcggtagtgtgtattcgtcattcaaaagaggcaacaaccggaagacagagaagaagaagagtatcttttctccgtaatatcatacagagctggcctctcctggatcaaggtgatgagcaggtcttcgtttgcatcattccagatcgccatgatgagatgaaaatgaatagcagtctgtgtgtgccttcttacatcgtttgtttacgtccctcacttccgcttcgcttctcatgcactgatttgctagctgaacagccaatcagagtgattatttggtccgactgccagacccgatgcatggccgattcaacatgttgaatcggccatgcatcgggtctggcagtccaaataaggcgtgtcacggtcgacggtgcgggacacaccaacctgactacggcgccgcgaatgcccgacagcctctgacggcctctgactcccaaaatcgggttggtgtgtcagggccttaaaacCACTGTAAACAGggcacatttaattaaagtcggGCCAAAGACTGTATAAATAAAGAGTGGGACTGTTAAACTGCTTTTCAGCAATACAACAATCTGTTAGCAGGCAAAGACTATGTGTAAAGGTAGGATGTATCCGTTGTGTTATGGCAAACTTTCAGGGAAGTTTGTTTTCTATGTTATACAAACAATAACCAAAAAGGTAAAAAAATAGGGTAAATTCTAGCTTTCAAAATGtacaaaaatgcaacaaaaatatAATTGACAAGAAGCAGATAACTAACAAACCAGCAGACTTTTATTCAAaacttttcaataaatgaaaaataatatttgagaacaggaaaaaaaaagaatacataATAATACAAGAAATGTACATGTTGAATGTGTTCAAGTTGATAATGGAGAAAAAGTCCAGAACATATTCTCATATGAACACACACATCTGATATATTTATTGTATGACGTAaatattatttataaatatatattaatgtcatacacaaaacaaatgctCAGTTTTCTGTATCGTGAAACACTTGtgaatattttaaaatgatCAAATCTCACAAATAATTTTGGCAGTAAATACAGTTTATGGGGTACACCAAAGAATAATGTTTTTTCAATGTCCCTTTGTTACTTACTGCCAAGTTGTGCAGTATTTGTGACTGATACACCAGCACATCCGTTTCTTATTCTTTTGAAAAGTTGTCAGTTGTGGGTTTTTCAGAGGTCTCTTAAAGAAGATATACTTATTATTGAAATTCTGTATAGTTTAAGTCAGCATTGGAAATAATTCTATGATAAAATAACAAAAGTAGATAGACGTGAACATTCGGAGGATGAAATTCGAGGCCTTATGTGTAAAGTGAGTTCTGGTTAAGTGCAATAAAGTGTTACAACATTCTATCTCAATATTCTATAATATCTGTCTCAtcaccactttatgattttcCTCACACGTCCCCACAGCTTAGTGAGCCACAGGTTTACCCCCAAGTCTGTCAGATATTGAATTTCCGGGGTTAACATCTTTCGGCACAACTCCTCATAGGCTTTATCTACATTTCTGTTCAAATTGTATCCTTCAATAGACTTCTCTCCAACGGGCTGCCACGGCTGCATGGCAGCATCATGAATACTTCCAGCCTCCACAGAGTGGCCTCCCTCGATGCAGATCTTCACCAGTTCTGCGTTCCTCCTTCTGAGCTCTTCAACATCCTCTTCCATTTGTTTTCTACCGTAAGCCTCTACCTTCTCCCAAAAGGTCAGGTTACAATGTTTATAGAGCTTCCAGTCTATGCTGTTCCACTGCAGGGCTTTTTCCCTGAGCTCAGGAGTTAGTTTAGGTACAGTGGATTTCATACGGGAGTTGAGCTTGAAGAAGAGTATGTCATCCATCTCCCAGCAGAGGGCATCTTTAAGCAGGATAAGGGACTCCTCAAAGTGCTCCATCAGCATGACTAAGTCAAAACGCTCAGCGATGACCCTGATGCTGTCCTCTACTCGTTGGTCATCTGCATCCAGAGTGTTGTCCTGCCCAAAGTCAAAGAACAACAGGTTCTTCAAGTAGAAGGAGCTAAATCCGCCCGGGCTGAAGTATTGTTTAGGATCACGCAGGAACTTGGCCATCTTATCCTCCCCTGGTATCCACCAGGTCAGAGGAACAACATGACCAAAGTAATGAAAGGAGGACTCAAAGAGCTCTGCAGGATCTCGCAGGATCGTCGTGTAGAAAGTGTCACGAGGCAGCACTTTTGCCACCTCAGGTGCATTGAATCGCATATGGTTACACATGATGTTAAAACACCTTCCAGATTGGTAGCCCTGAACGTACGTGCGCTGAAAAGATGAGGGGTAGTAGAAATCGTTCCGGCTGTTTGGGAAGGCAAATTTGAGATCGTGCTTCTCTCCAAAGCGTAACAAGATGTTGATGAAGGTGCTGCTGGCAGTTTTATGGGTCTTCATAAACATGATATCTACTTTAGGAGCACAGACGGTATTGTCTTGCTGCGAGCTGTTTGTGTTTtccctgctgctgctctggcccGTTCGTGAAGAACAGGAGAGAGGCACTGGGAGCCTGGATACAATCAACATGGGGAAATTATTAAGTGTCACAATAATGTATCACAGCTCATTTATAGAGATGCACTGACAACTAGAATACAAACCTCTGGGAAGTGAGGTTTACAgtgaaaaaaaacacatttttgtcTTATTTTTGTTCGTATCCACGATGTGTTCAAATGTGTAGATATccatagttctcattcataacactccgttcgatgtctcactatgggatgcgcctcatcgcggagcaaacagaagcatcaatctcattacgccaatcctgattggctggtgatcttgacgtcagcgtcagggaattcaccccctataagtagcttgtgccacgacgcatgcgtcattcaaacacctcttctcgcttcagagcacatctctaatggtagccgggctagcttaacggcccacagactgaacccaaatacccatttcggtcgacgggcgctcgccggctactccttctgcttcgcaggaagacggtagtactaacgccagttagtattaaaaaaaaatcgacctcgcccttctcttcccgggaaagtaaggtaggtctgatttttttaagctagcaacacacctgttgctagctcgctccctctctatcgacaccacggtagcgaggaagttttttcttttctcttctccacggaggaagaaaggattaaaggagcatactgccacaccagtcagtattctcctgGAATAAAAGatccacaccgtccttttctccggattaaggacagggtggtaacatctttttttctcccatcttgcctgtcgagagcgggccctctccacgccacgaggcgaacaagatggacgcccctctccctcacaccagaggagtcagggactcggtggctcgactctgcggctgcgggttgaagatctcgggcacagacacacaccaggtctgctcgtcctgcctcgggctggaacacgcccgaggcgctatcgacaaccccggctcgtgcggacattgtgtccgcttcaccgtaaagagactccgccgacggttagcacgacaagctagcctgtcggagcaggacccccccatgtccaatgacccgccggccggcagtcaagacacgggggcgtccgccgcagagagtgaacccctctccgtgtcggtctggggctcattatctgcgatggcTACAGAAcaggaatcccgcgccctggcaggccgggacccggtgacggcaagacacgcgggaacgggtccccacgctttaccaagctggggctcccggttggaCCTCaacatggtctcacccgcggaggatgtcctcgagctggactacgaggaggacgaagaggacgccttggcgttcctcctgtccgagtcggatgtACAGGAAGaagacaccttcatgtcatcggctcaggctgcaaagcctggagcgaggtctgctctcccgggcgatagcacaccagcttcgccctgtctgagcatggacctgcaggccgtgtgtaaacgcgctaCGGCCAGACTCgacatcccgtggcctgaaatggccaaggagacctccaggtcccgctacgaaggGAAATATATTCCCCAAGCAGCgcggacaaagaggcaactccttccggtcttcccggagatgttggatgaggtgtcggtctcgtggagagaacggcccttcagcaacaaggtcccaatccagggtgcctcctccctagactgtgacggaatggagaagctcggcctgctccgcataccacccatggaaccgctggtagcggcccacctcctaccgagggtgGGCCCGttaccaagcaggaaccccacgctgacagcaaagtcggaccgatttcagtcgacaatgactgaaaggtcctacaaagctgcagcgttgtccgccagggccctgaatgtgtcctcgctgctaaccgcttaccaagcggagctctgcgaggacctgtcgggtagcccgggagcagccactctggacgagatggcagcggtcacggacatttgtctctgtgtccaacgctgcgccgtccaggccacgggcaaggcaatggggatcatggtggtgcaggaaagagcgagatggctcaacctcccagaccggaaaaaggaggatgtgctggatatacccatcgttcccgagggaatcttcggctccgctctcacctccatgcaaaggaggtgtgagtcgaaaaagaaggaggacgaggcactccacctctgcctccctcgaagggtctagccgctgccttcgcagcagcagtcctttgcagcagcagtcctttgcagcagcagtccttcgtagcagcagtccttcgcagcagcagtccttcgcccaagctgcctcgaactctgctcggtttaaagcaccgaagacgcagaggtcgcagcccgccccgagtccccagcccaggctggagacgagggcgagctggcctagaaaatctccggttccggctgcagctcaggctcagccaacccagaatttcggccagcagtcgaggaaaaagaagcgagcggcgtgggAGCCCCTCCTTcccccctctgtgacagagctggaagtccacggttccccagctctgaatgtgttcccgccgcctcgagagatgcctcaacaccatcctcaagtccgcacaaacacatgtcacacattggttcatttataaaacattttccgctgacgcatccaggcttcaggccgagggcgcagctcaaaaaaatgaaaagaaaaacaataaaaccaataaacagcccgtcaactgttccccttctgagagcagctacggcatctctcaaaaggcggattacaggcgggtctgtgaaggcaccaccgccacgcgcatgcgtagtgccggctggggctttaagggcaccactgccacgcgcatgcgcagtgccggctggggttgtgaaggcaccaccgtcatgcgcatgcgcagtgtcggtggggattgtcgaaaaggggcaccactgtgttcagacactagagggccccataacacaacacatagagtctcagaggggaagagatgtgacatctccactggctctaaggagcatgcagtggaagatgctcacatcatctgcttgggttttcaagacagtaacatggggctacagactccaattcgctgtcaccccccctcgcttctcgggcattttgctttcgcaggcccgaggagagtcagccctcattctggagagagagattctctcgctcctagaaaagagggctatatctattgtacccgccgagcagagtcagggcggcttctattccaagtatttcctcgttcccaaacggggagggaacggaattcggccaatacttgatttgagggctctgaacaaatatctaaaaatgtataagttcagaatgctcactcacacatctctgctgcggctcgtgcgacaaaacgactggtttacatcagtcgacctgaaagatgcgtatttccacatcccagtatattacccacacaggaaatatctgagattcgcatttcaggggatctgttatgaatacagagtactccccttcggtctgtctctcagtccaagggtgtttgtacgatgtacggaagccgcgatagccccgttaagacaacagggtattcgcctggcgacctacctggacgactggctgcttctcgcacagtcagagcaggaggctgttacgcagacaaatgtcctcgtaaagaacctgctcaacctgggtttcataataaacacagagaagagcatgttgtgccccgcgcagactatactcttcctgggtttacgcctgaactcggtgcccttttcagctcgcttgtcagcggaaagagtgaaagctttcagagcttgtcttgctcttttccagctgcgcaaacatgttctcttcagatcatgcctgcgattgctggggctcatggcgtcagccatcctggtcgtacgactgggacgcttacacatgagggagtttcagcgctgggtggccgccctaaaacatggcgcgcggagagtgatggttactgtgaaatgcgtaatggccctgcgccactggctgcacccgactttcctagtacgaggtgtgcctatgggtgctgtcctttcacggaaagtggtcaccacggacgcatgtctgacaggttggggaggtatttatgaaggtcgcccggtgaggggtctctggagcagagacctacagcgggcgcacataaattacctggagcttttatcagtgtttctcaccctaaaacgctttctgcctttcctcaggggacatcacgtcctcgtgaggacagacaatacggccacaatatcgtatattaaccgccaagggggcttgcgttctctccagttacacacactggcgcgcaaacttatcctatggagcggtagacgtctcctctctcgagcgacgcacgtaccgggagtggcccccgggccttctgtacgcgttcccacccctggctctgatacctccaactctggccagagtgagagagcaatgccacacacttattctgatagctccgcactggtcagctatgtactggctagcggagatatatcagctgctgtgcgggcagccatggcagctcccactacgcctTCAAGGACTGTGGGAAATGGGGATTATTGTGGGGAATGTGTTGCCATTAATGTTTCATGCTTTCCTTTTATAATGTTTATATGCTGAAGTGATGTTAAAGGTTGTTTTATCATCATCCAGAGTGGGGGTAGTGTTACAGGCTTGGCCTGTCACTTTAAGAGTAGCAGCCGCAAGGGGTTGTGGGTTTtggagtctctgtgtgtgtaaaatgtgaTGGCCAAGGCGAAGTGCAGAGttatggagagagagaaagtggtCAGAAAAGGAATAGTATCTAGTCTGTGTGTATGGAATACAGTGTCAATATAGCTTGAAGAACGTGAATAATCGGAGGTTCTTCCCACGGCACCCGAACGCCTCGTTTCCATCCTTTTTCCCCTCGAAATGTCTGGGCAGCTGGTTACCGGCTGACAACGAGCCAAGTCAGAAACCACCGGTGTGTATTCGAAACTACGGTTTCGGTGCCGAGATACCGTTAATAGTAAAAAGGTAACATTGGGACATACCGCTTGGGACAGTTGGgactgtcccaagcggggggggggggcgatctttcacccacacccagagcgcttggctctatgggcctggcccgtgagtggtacaatctgaatacagtgtgacatgaagctgaccctggcagctgcaaagcgagccagtggcactcatgcACTATCTGTACAGTCTTCAGGTACtcggttcgccccagggcaaacagagtgtggttgaagcccaaccctgccatTATTTTAAGGCGGTTGGTTCAGGTACCATATTTGAAATTGAGGCATCCTCCCcgccactgtattcctccggggaacagcggccggatttgccgtgtccagcccgtgctttacgcacgtacagggacagatcaagggtacttcgtcataatgaccaaaccccttgtgtcctgggctaacccttataagggcaagcctgttactaagcaacggttctcccactggtttgtggaagcaattgctttggggcccatacgagtcagagttcgcaggcaccctcgggtcccgAGCTCTTTTGACTCagagtctggctgcatcctgggctctgtccaggatgtctcccatccaagacattggtgcaagcggtgagctggtcctcgccgctcacttttgtccgcctcttaacagtctggacgttctactcccagtgtgactcaagcagtgctgggcacctggttgagtcagagctctacctgttaaagttctggttggtttggtgattttcgagataagctcgtctggcaatacgggagctacaatttcccatagtgagacatcgaacggagtgttatgaatgagaactataggttacttacgtaaccccagtctcagagtaacatgaagtgagatgtctcaccagacggccctccttgctatggtgaagcgagaagaggtgcttattttgaatgacgcatgcgtcgtggctacttatagggggtgaattccctgacgctgacgtcaagatcaccagccaatcaggattggcgtaatgagattgatgcttctgtttgctccgcgatgaggcgcatcccatagtgagacatctcacttcatgttactctcagtactggggttacgtaagtaacctatagttttcaaGGATTCATCAATGCTTTCATATTCATAAACTTCTCTTAAGAGTACATAACTGAATGGGAAATCTGTAATAAGAAAGAAAGAGATATTGTTGCCATTATTATTCATCACTGCTTATTTTGTCCAATATTTATGTGCCATATACTGAACATTTTTGTATTACACATCTTGCAGCCAGTTCAACAAAATCGTATTTTTACAGTCgtttgttttcctttttgtttGCATTTACATCAACAGTGATTACTTTTAGTGATTAGTGAATAGTAGCAACAAATCAAATATTAGGTAAAGATTATAATATAATTATCATTAGCTAAAGCAGACCGTAGCATTCTTCTTCAGATTGCTTTGGGGCAACCACAGTTTTGTCAAGATAACAAACATTTATGTGGACTTTTATTCCAACTTTATCATTAGGAATATGGTTTGTCATTAATGACCAATATGGTGAGTTCATTTAATGATATTTTGCTTTTTTGAAAGCTTTCTTTTAATTTTTTCAGAAAATATTAAATGGAGTACCAGCTACCTCAATCATGTCAGTCTTTTGGAGTTTAATAGCAAATCATTTGAGtagatcatttaaaacaaaaaatgagggtgAACTTTAAGGTTAGCTTACCGCCTCACCTATCCCCATGGGTTATTGGTTCCTACTGTCTGTAGATGTCCAGTTTAACAAGATTGAAATAATATCAAATCAATTTCAGCCATATATCCAGCGAGTGATACAAAATATCCTATTTTGGGAGTGGTATGTTTCCTTTTTGTTTGCGTTTAAATCAACAATGATTACTTTAGTAGTTATTGATTAGTATTAATTATCCTAATTAGATAAGGAGGCAGTTgtttactttcaaattctagcgcactcgagctggtttctccaaaattacacaCCCTACCTCATTTGACTTGTGCCTTATTTTCTTTATACCAATTAATAGACTGTATTTTTCTAACACCTTCTCGTGTTTATGAAAGTTCTGTTTTATAtgtgtttacattacattgcatttagctgacgcttttatccaaagcgacttacaataagtgcagaaaacaaaatcatataggcctaagtagcctacatcaggtttcatagagccaaaacatgtcaagtgctactcaactggctttagataagccagtcctttattagtatataagtgctttgtttagAAATTCTTTGTTAggaattctatcgctcgaagtggagtcgagaaCAAAACGGGTTGTATCTGCTACTTTTCTCTCGTGTTCGTTCACACaaggccgtaacggaaccgtgtaaacggaccccgcaaatgataacgggtcccaaggtggatagatctgcaaatggaacgctctggggggccaaacggctcagTGTGTACgcccagggccgcccctggccaacttggggccccaagcgacattgtgagatgaggcccccccccaaccgacaggagtgaaacaTTTTGTAGGCAACTTTGTAAATATAAtacctgtttattattattatcaacacagttacatttttatacagtgaggtaaatggtaaatgtgcatgtatgtcgttcagtatgcgtttacaggtgaatacgtctgcatttcctgccaaatactagtcTCAAAAAGAttcaaatataattaatgcaaataaactacttctactaataataatcataatcaattcaataatataaatactatattattttattataatatagttgtaatatagtcaagacaaaacatgcttatgacatgctcaaaaactgacatttcttaaatctgtattcaaatgtagtttcctctgt
Above is a window of Pseudochaenichthys georgianus chromosome 1, fPseGeo1.2, whole genome shotgun sequence DNA encoding:
- the LOC117452433 gene encoding galactosylceramide sulfotransferase-like, translating into MLIVSRLPVPLSCSSRTGQSSSRENTNSSQQDNTVCAPKVDIMFMKTHKTASSTFINILLRFGEKHDLKFAFPNSRNDFYYPSSFQRTYVQGYQSGRCFNIMCNHMRFNAPEVAKVLPRDTFYTTILRDPAELFESSFHYFGHVVPLTWWIPGEDKMAKFLRDPKQYFSPGGFSSFYLKNLLFFDFGQDNTLDADDQRVEDSIRVIAERFDLVMLMEHFEESLILLKDALCWEMDDILFFKLNSRMKSTVPKLTPELREKALQWNSIDWKLYKHCNLTFWEKVEAYGRKQMEEDVEELRRRNAELVKICIEGGHSVEAGSIHDAAMQPWQPVGEKSIEGYNLNRNVDKAYEELCRKMLTPEIQYLTDLGVNLWLTKLWGRVRKIIKW